The Zerene cesonia ecotype Mississippi chromosome 19, Zerene_cesonia_1.1, whole genome shotgun sequence genome has a window encoding:
- the LOC119834564 gene encoding probable salivary secreted peptide, with protein MKFASILFIVLVSCICASYCKDLIVGTSFNHRLVWQEKAEYNAIPLKKRVKEVFFSDPGQQIIKGIIARDLDHTEAVATITAGGVGQSYANIRLKSERGSGLNYQIEIYV; from the exons ATGAAATTCGCATCGATTCTGTTCATAGTTCTGGTGTCGTGTATATGCGCCAGTTATTGTAAAGATCTGATAGTGGGAACCAGCTTCAATCATAGATTAGTGTGGCAAGAAAAGGCTGAGTACAATGCTATACCATTGAAGAAGAGGGTTAAGGAGGTATTCTTCTCGGATCCAGGACAACAGATCATTAAG GGTATTATCGCTCGGGACTTGGATCACACAGAGGCAGTGGCTACTATAACTGCGGGAGGCGTTGGACAATCTTACGCCAACATCAGGTTAAAGAGTGAACGTGGATCTGGTCTTAACTATCAAATCGAAATATATGtctaa